The Setaria italica strain Yugu1 chromosome VIII, Setaria_italica_v2.0, whole genome shotgun sequence genome includes the window CGAAAGAGATAAATTGTGTGAAGGCGAACGGTCACATTGGACCAGTAGTTGACcattatacccaaactagtcatgtAACAGTTCcggggctgtgtgccacatgcttgttggacaaaaagttttttctctaggttttaaggggaaaagatatgaaattacaagattgaccctcaacctgattatTCAATTTAACCTATGGCTTGGGGGCTCCTCCATATTGAGTGCAATTTTTTCAAATCGCACTTTCATATAagattcaagattcaagactaagTTAGTGAAGGCTTGAACACCTTCTAGCCGCTCATAGTACTCGAGCACATTTGAAAACTCAATCTAATGGTGTACTCGGGGCTGTTGCATTTggctaaaaagtactcgggggcttatcggccatacatctatgggcccactggGAGGCTTGGATAGTCCTATGATACGGGGCTGTATACCAAGGcgtatcagacatggagactatgatgCAGAACGGCGTGGTCTATGTGGCGGACAAGGACTAGtgaaggattaggaaactacttgtagcaattagagtgGTACTCTCTgatcaaatccgactagtactcttgtacaacaaccacCCTGTAATGCTGCCTTGGCAATATAAGACGAGGCAAAGACCCCATCCAAAcatctcatcaatcaatacaatccaaccaacatataggacgtagggtattacgcaacatAAGTGGCATGAACCtagttcgagttcaccttcaagttcctgatcttcGGCGAGCTCCACAcacaaaacactatctcgggtacccctcggtaggttgccgggtctagaCACCAACAGTGATTGGGATCCTGTCGAGGCAGGTGCACCCGATGTGTTGAGAGGTTGGGATGATGGATATAGAGATTTATTCTttatgcttgctgctgcatAGGAAATCCGAACCTATTCCTTAACTATATTTCTAACCACTAGTAATAGACCACTTAATGGATAAGGATGGTGACATGAAtcattcccaatccttggggaTAGCTTTGCAGGTTACCAGTCCGACTTTGACaacaaccacgacggttggTACGACTGAGGGTTGAAGTGCTACGCTCAAGAATGCCTGTGGAGATGATCGTGAAGATGGAGACGCTTCCAGAAGCTAGCTGCCGCtgtgttgattttattcatGTCGTTTAGCCCAAGGAGCATGTACTAAATCGTACTCTCACATTCTGAgatgtaataaataaaattgTACTGTTATCGTGATATGGATATAATATTTATACTAAAATAAGTTATGTACGTGATAGCTACTAATATAGGGAGTATCATAAGGATACATGAGTCGGATTCtccttaggtcccgtttgggatgaaggaattggaatctatttaatggagtaggctaatttatattggaatgtggcattccacaactttccaaagtttagatataagcctatcttaaatttatggggtgggagatggaaattgattctatagattatggttattagaatggaattcaattcttatagcacgctcttggactcgcttctctatagtagaagtgcagcatataagtatctctcccatatcaccaactataatatacaactatattccacgtacaattatattagcttaattaatttgtgtctaaattatgattattaggatggaattcaattccaatgatccaaacggagCCTTACGGAAATCTGATTCGTTTCGCGCGCTCCTCGCGGCCGTGTGTGATGCTGCGTGGACCTGCATGCATGTGGGCTGGCCtgctaatttctttttcttggctgTCAGCTAGGTTGCACGTTACGTGGACCCATGATGGGTGGAACCGTGGAAATCTGAGCAAGAGACCCGGGCTGCATAACAAGTGGGCTATAGTGCACTAAACTATATCCAAACATTTTAATTAACCGGAATTCTGACATTTTTAAATGGCACTCCTTAGCTTGTACGTTTAAAGAGCATACAAAATCTATCTTAGTGTGCCAATGCCTATTATTAGGATAGATGCCGTAGATTTTATTCACGTGGCTAAAGACATTATATACCattttacacattatttttgAATAAGTTATTACTTATTTTCTATATAAATTGACACTTTATTATATATGAATACATTTTTTCATCTCATGAGTTCAGGAGCCTCCACTTTGATACGAGACACAAATATACTTGGTTCTACATAAGTTGTTACATAATATCTATGTAAGTTGATAGTAGACCATAACATGAGTTTATTTATCAGATACCTAGAAAAGATGCTATATAGTCTCTATACAAGTTGATATATAGTCTAAGTACATAATCTCTATATAACTTGATAGTACTGTAACATATAATAAGTTGATATTATTACTGTCATACACAGTACTACTACACCATAGGATGACAACACTTATATGAGAGAGATAAAATATATGCACATATGCTACTAGCCTCGCAAATTAAAACATTGTATAATAATATTAACATAAGTTGTtacatatgtatatgtataaatTTGTACTAGGCATTGGTATCTCCAAAGTACAATATAAGTTGCTAAACACTTATACATAAATTACTACTTacttatattatatttataataTAAGTTGACAGTTGTATCAAACGGCTTCGATTCATATCAAATATGGATCTTATTTTGTAGATTTCGGCGTAAGAAACATAATATTGCAAACGGTTTTAAAAACGGGAATTATGACCATTTAACAAAAATGCAACAATTTTCATTCGCGACCTAAGGTCATCACTTGAAAGCGACGTTTTCTACGTGCACCTGCCGCGCTTTGCATTCATGCCCATCTGATTTAGGCCAAACAGGAAAAATATCGAATAGGACATACGTGTCAGCACAGGATTAGGGTCGGGCACTATCGGATGTCGCGACCGCGTATTAACCCGGTCCAATGAGCCTGCTTCAGCATTGCTGCCCGTTGtgtatgttttttttcattAGTCATAACAGTCATCGGCTGACTAACCTTTCTATTTTAATACAacgatgagagagagagagagacaaaaCCTTATCAAGACTTTAATTGTCGCGGAGGGAAGCAGCCATTGACGTGTTGTTTTAGCTCACTTTGACCATGGCtactgtttctttttctttttatttatttcaaaaataactACTATCCTAGCTGCAGTTTTAACCTGCTTCTGTAACTCGTAAATACTGCAAAACATTTATTTTTGTCTTACATGTCTATATACTCAGCAGACCCAACTGCTGTTTAGTAAGAGATATAAAAAACAAAAGACTTTGTACAACAAAACCCTTAATTCCAACAGTTAAGAAACGTTCACAACCAAACATGAAAAATCTGAACTCCCATTCAAAGTACAATATACTCACGCATCAAAAGGTAAGTCCAGATCCTCTCAGTTTCTCTTCCGTAATGCAATCCAGCTTCTGTGCCATCTCTACTGTCATGTGGTTTGCCCAATCTCCAACCTTTCCGGTCCTAAAAAGTAACGAATTATCCGTACCAATGCGTTCAGTCACTCCCTGTGAATTTACCGGTAGGCTCTTGAGGTGCTGGAAGCTACAGAGTctcaccacctcctccacagCTCCGCGGCTCTCCTCCTCATCGGTGAATGGAACACCAAGAAACTCGGCGAGCATCTTAACATGCTTGGTTGGTTCAGCGGCCATCTCATCGTACTTCAGGAACAGAACCTTTTCAGGCTCTATCTTGCTTTGCTTCCAGTACCCAAGATAGTGCTCCCACACAGGCCCGTAAAATGAGAAACCTTCACAGAACAACTCAAAGGACCTATCAAACTCTATAAGGATGTCTGGGCGCACCGTCTTGATGTGGTACCAGAAGGACACAAGCACATCCTTGGGCTCCCGACACAGATACACGACCCGGCTAAGGGTTGATGTGCTTGAGGGCAATAAGGTGAGTGGAAGGTGTGTGGATAAGAGCCTTGGAGATGGGATCTCATCTAGCTCTGTGACTGGGTGGAGGTCTCGGAAAGGAATCTCTAGGTATGGGACGAGATCATGAGGGTTGTGGGAGAGCAGCGGGTGATCATAGCTGGCGACGGCGGGGTGAGTCGAGCGGTTGATGACGGTGAAAGCAAGGGCCTTCAACCAGGTGGTGCCGCATTT containing:
- the LOC101758210 gene encoding cytosolic sulfotransferase 5, which encodes MAQEQAETKYMGIEQENESLTSSLPTREGWWEPFFLLQGCWLSTKMTRSVMAMKPQFHPRHDDIILATHPKCGTTWLKALAFTVINRSTHPAVASYDHPLLSHNPHDLVPYLEIPFRDLHPVTELDEIPSPRLLSTHLPLTLLPSSTSTLSRVVYLCREPKDVLVSFWYHIKTVRPDILIEFDRSFELFCEGFSFYGPVWEHYLGYWKQSKIEPEKVLFLKYDEMAAEPTKHVKMLAEFLGVPFTDEEESRGAVEEVVRLCSFQHLKSLPVNSQGVTERIGTDNSLLFRTGKVGDWANHMTVEMAQKLDCITEEKLRGSGLTF